Proteins co-encoded in one Yamadazyma tenuis chromosome 1, complete sequence genomic window:
- the GDH2 gene encoding NAD-dependent glutamate dehydrogenase (COG:E; BUSCO:EOG09260E8K; EggNog:ENOG503NVNH) — translation MSSLDKDVQHLSLNRTLSNTSSVVSTKHDYVDRPFSGKKEQFDQVLDILDNTGFIPEPLIESETKWFYESLGIDDVFFARESAEGIASHIHSLYACKVQAYSNDIADKPLIQYKREAEDHAVFFDTASVDGSDSRSSFEARIDDRYIDPSSSVSNSYRAEFFSARLNYQTDPILAGIYEKNHSIQNQLVRCHFIYKNNYDNQSVSPSETDISKIGDSTFLKIASKNTKRLYQEIIHGVLSTTGPVIRHYPIEDSEEYRVIIGFKQKSASRYNSALTDLTNYYHLQVTRKYVEQFANGVTVISMYITSKHQRSPVDLSIYQVIKEASLLYSIPYNYFHSDFIKGDLSIQESIYAHCGVIFVTHFLNRLGPEYNKLTSLLDPSKSTQHAEVLSSLKKRLRAETYTQNYIKEVFESRKEIIKKLYRQFADVHYIRSSMEKTLSYQRISQITPFANEEEFETILSRECSQNEHHVLVLRALYVFNKHILKTNFYTSTKVALSFRLDPSFLPQSEYPDTPFGMFFVVGNEFRGFHIRFRDIARGGIRIVRSRSDDAYNVNVRNLFDENYNLASTQQRKNKDIPEGGSKGVILLDPGSSQERPEANFQKYIDALIDLLLKQNIPGVKDNYIDLYNKPEILFLGPDEGTAGYVDWATLHAKSRGAPWWKSFLTGKSPTIGGIPHDVYGMTSLSVRAYVNKIYEQLKIESASIKKIQTGGPDGDLGSNEILLSRDEQYVGIVDGSGVIADPNGLDKQELLRLAKERKMIDSFDASKLSDLGYRVLVDDVDVKLPNGYLVTSGVSFRNTFHLKIKEVFGVNLVDLFVPCGGRPSAIDTNNVHDLIDGKTGKSVIPYIVEGANLFITQSAKIILEQAGCVIFKDASTNKGGVTSSSLEVLASLSFDDKGFSTHMCVDSKTHEIPQFYQEYVKQVQKIIVENAQNEFQVLWNLKKDTGLTFTELSDKLSVTINKLADELANSKELWNEDTEFRDAVLLDSLPPLLLKEIGIEKILERVPETYLKALFATHLASRFVYSRGIDSNPAKFLEFISSTRKEYKKKGFLN, via the coding sequence ATGTCCTCCTTAGATAAAGACGTTCAACACTTGTCTTTAAACAGAACCCTCTCCAACACCTCGTCTGTGGTAAGCACCAAACACGATTATGTCGACCGGCCTTTCAGCGGTAAAAAGGAACAGTTTGACCAGGTATTGGATATTCTTGATAACACCGGCTTCATCCCAGAGCCATTAATCGAGTCGGAAACCAAGTGGTTCTATGAATCCTTGGGCATCGACGACGTGTTTTTTGCCCGAGAGTCTGCCGAAGGCATTGCTAGCCACATCCACTCATTATACGCGTGTAAGGTTCAGGCGTATTCCAATGACATCGCTGACAAGCCTTTGATCCAGTACAAGCGCGAAGCCGAAGACCACGCGGTGTTCTTTGATACCGCGTCTGTGGATGGAAGCGATTCAAGATCCAGTTTTGAGGCCCGAATCGATGATCGGTATATCGATCCATCGTCGTCGGTGTCCAACAGCTACCGGGCAGAGTTCTTCTCGGCGCGGTTGAACTACCAAACCGACCCGATTTTGGCAGGTATCTACGAGAAGAACCACCTGATTCAGAACCAGTTGGTCAGATGTCACTTTATCTATAAAAACAACTACGATAACCAGTCGGTGTCACCACTGGAAACAGACATTTCCAAGATCGGGGACTCGACGTTTTTGAAGATCGCTTCgaaaaacaccaagagGTTGTACCAGGAGATCATCCATGGTGTGCTTAGTACCACGGGTCCGGTGATTAGACACTATCCCATTGAGGACTCGGAGGAGTACAGAGTGATCATTGGCTTCAAGCAGAAGTCGGCTTCACGGTACAACTCGGCCTTGACGGACTTGACCAACTACTATCACTTGCAAGTCACCAGAAAGTACGTGGAGCAGTTTGCCAATGGGGTCACGGTGATTTCTATGTACATCACTTCGAAGCATCAAAGAAGTCCAGTGGATTTGTCGATTTACCAGGTGATTAAAGAGGCTTCTTTGTTGTACTCAATTCCTTACAACTACTTCCACAGCGACTTTATCAAGGGTGATTTGTCGATCCAAGAGTCTATCTATGCCCACTGTGGGGTGATCTTTGTCACCCATTTCTTGAACCGGTTGGGTCCAGAATATAACAAGTTGACCTCTTTGTTGGATCCTTCCAAGTCTACTCAGCATGCTGAGGTTTTGAGTAGTTTAAAAAAGAGATTGAGAGCTGAAACCTACACCCAAAATTACATTAAAGAAGTGTTTGAATCCAGAAAggaaatcatcaagaagttgtaTCGTCAATTTGCTGATGTTCATTATATCAGATCCTCTATGGAAAAGACTTTGTCTTACCAAAGAATTAGTCAAATCACTCCATTTGCtaacgaagaagagtttgaaacAATCTTGAGCCGGGAATGTTCTCAGAACGAACACCATGTTTTGGTCTTGAGAGCTTTATATGTGTTCAACAAGCACATCTTGAAGACCAACTTCTATACCTCTACCAAGGTTGCTTTATCTTTTAGATTGGACCCTTCATTTTTGCCCCAATCGGAATACCCTGATACTCCTTTCGGTATGTTCTTTGTGGTAGGTAATGAATTTAGAGGTTTCCACATTAGATTTAGAGATATTGCCAGAGGTGGTATCAGAATTGTTAGATCTAGATCCGATGATGCCTACAATGTCAACGTTAGaaacttgtttgatgaGAATTATAACTTGGCTAGTACTCAACAAAGAAAGAACAAAGACATCCCTGAAGGTGGTTCCAAGGGGGTCATATTATTGGATCCTGGTAGTTCCCAAGAAAGACCTGAAGCAAACTTTCAGAAATACATCGATGCCTTGATCGACTTGTTATTGAAGCAAAATATTCCAGGCGTTAAGGATAACTACATTGACTTGTACAATAAGCCCGAAATTTTATTCTTGGGACCTGATGAAGGTACCGCTGGATACGTTGATTGGGCTACTTTACATGCAAAGAGCAGAGGGGCTCCATGGTGGAAATCTTTCTTGACTGGTAAATCCCCAACCATTGGTGGTATTCCACACGATGTTTATGGTATGACCAGTTTATCTGTAAGAGCATATGTGAACAAAATTTATGAACAATTAAAGATTGAAAGTGCTTCTATTAAAAAGATTCAAACTGGTGGACCAGATGGAGATTTGGGAAGCAATGAAATCTTATTATCAAGAGATGAACAGTACGttggcattgttgatggttCTGGTGTTATTGCTGATCCTAACGGATTAGACAAGCAGGAGTTATTGAGATTAGCAAAGGAAAGAAAGATGATTGACAGTTTCGATGCCTCCAAGTTATCAGATCTTGGTTACAGAGTGttggttgatgatgttgatgttaAGTTACCAAACGGATATCTTGTCACTTCCGGTGTGTCATTCAGAAACACTTTCCACTTAAAGATCAAAGAGGTCTTTGGTGTTAATTTGGTTGATTTATTCGTTCCATGTGGTGGAAGACCATCTGCCATTGACACCAATAATGTTCATGATTTAATTGACGGAAAGACTGGTAAATCTGTTATTCCAtacattgttgaaggtgctAACTTGTTTATCACCCAATCGGCTAAAATCATTTTGGAACAAGCTGGGTGTGTTATTTTCAAAGATGCTTCTACAAACAAGGGTGGTGTTAcgtcttcttccttggaGGTTTTGGCATCTTTGTCTTTTGATGACAAGGGATTCCTGACTCATATGTGtgttgattccaaaacCCATGAAATCCCACAATTCTATCAAGAATACGTTAAACAAGTGCAGAAGATTATTGTCGAAAATGCCCAGAATGAATTTCAAGTGTTatggaacttgaagaaagacaCTGGTTTAACCTTCACCGAATTGTCTGATAAGTTGTCGgttaccatcaacaagttagCTGACgaattggccaattctAAGGAATTATGGAACGAGGACACTGAATTCAGAGATGCCGTGTTATTGGATTCGTTGCCTCCATTATTATTGAAGGAAATTGGTATTGAAAAGATCCTCGAAAGAGTTCCTGAAACTTACTTAAAGGCCTTATTTGCAACGCACTTGGCTTCCAGGTTTGTCTACTCGAGAGGTATTGATTCTAACCCTGCCAAATTCCTTGAATTCATTTCTTCCACTAGAAAGGAatacaagaagaaaggaTTCCTTAATTAG
- a CDS encoding WD40 repeat-like protein (COG:E; EggNog:ENOG503P1YJ) codes for MSQPNSCKRLQVFNTDLPPCCVQYYPNDTSIVFISSYKLEENGEKHGSIDIYQHDNGEGDLHLLTRKLTTAVLDLKIKDSLVSSCHSDGSVILWKFNSKEMGLSKIKQFGVFEDTVTSVNFNHKGDIIIATCTNGQTCSIDLEKGDINYFDTTHDLECWISAFGELGELCNVIFTGGDDSKLIAHDIRTNTKIWATGTRHHEAGVVSILPASKTWNSMNPNQLWTGSYDDNLRILDLRVMDKENPALIEGYIPVVHQKENLGGGVWRLIPSPAPNDNRILACCMYDGARIVDVKEDQFVVTKYFKADHESMCYGGDWGSSGITTCSFYDKVVQRWDPNS; via the coding sequence ATGTCTCAACCCAATAGCTGCAAAAGATTACAAGTGTTCAACACAGATCTACCTCCTTGCTGTGTCCAATATTATCCCAATGATACATCCATTGTGTTTATAAGCTCATACAAACTAGAAGAAAACGGGGAAAAGCATGGATCAATTGACATTTACCAACATGATAATGGTGAAGGTGATTTACACCTATTGACCAGAAAGCTCACAACTGCagttttggacttgaaaataaAAGATTCTCTTGTGTCTTCATGTCATAGTGATGGAAGTGTAATACTATGGAAGTTCAACAGTAAAGAAATGGGGTTACTGAAAATAAAGCAGTTTGGAGTGTTTGAAGACACAGTTACATCCGTCAACTTTAATCACAAGGGAGATATCATAATTGCTACTTGTACAAATGGACAAACGTGTTCGATAGATTTGGAAAAGGGAGATATAAACTATTTCGACACCACACATGACCTTGAGTGCTGGATCAGTGCTTTTGGAGAGTTGGGAGAATTGTGTAATGTGATATTCACTGGAGGTGATGATTCCAAGCTAATTGCTCATGATATAAGAACAAATACTAAGATATGGGCGACCGGTACTCGACACCATGAAGCGGGTGTGGTGTCTATTCTTCCCGCATCCAAGACTTGGAACTCGATGAACCCAAACCAGTTGTGGACAGGATCTTATGACGATAACTTGAGAATCCTTGATCTTCGAGTAATGGATAAAGAAAACCCAGCTTTAATTGAAGGATATATACCAGTGGTGCACCAGAAGGAGAATCTAGGTGGAGGGGTATGGAGGCTTATCCCTTCACCGGCTCCAAATGACAACAGAATATTGGCTTGCTGTATGTACGATGGAGCACGTATAGTGGATGTGAAGGAAGACCAATTTGTGGTCACCAAGTATTTCAAGGCAGACCATGAAAGCATGTGCTATGGAGGGGATTGGGGGAGCTCTGGAATCACTACTTGCTCATTCTACGATAAAGTGGTTCAACGGTGGGATCCCAATTCATAA
- the ALG7 gene encoding tunicamycin resistance protein (EggNog:ENOG503NUTG; BUSCO:EOG09262QS5; COG:G) — protein MFGWIKLSLLVASLAMITPNSPIKTSVAFSVIGYLITVTLIPRVGDSFIKIGLKGKDMSKAAPAHEIPESMGVVSAITYLFMMFGLIPFVFFKYLVSYSNLSNESFQSKNYLDQYNSVDDTKLFPHNKLSQYLSAIICLQGTILLGLFDDLFDIRWRHKFFLPAVASLPLLIVYYVDFSVTSIVIPTFVLNHLPFGDVLLNVINNVIKLGNHLVTYVTGLSFSTLNSDYSVPQGTPKLLDLGIFYYIYMSSISIFCPNSINILAGINGLEVGQSVVLAIIFLINDMCYLASPDVTNAAYDSHLFSVIFLLPFLGVSLGLLQFNWFPSKVFVGDTYCYFSGMVFALVGILGHFSKTLLIFFLPQILNFVYSVPQLFNLVPCPRHRLPRFSTRDGLMYPSLGDLKSPTPISKTILSVLEWFKLIKLEREDGQIVRFSNMTIINLNLVWFGPMREDHLCLLILGQQFVLGTTMVLVRHTIGPWLFGYDNLSWRIK, from the coding sequence ATGTTTGGCTGGATCAAGCTCTCGCTATTGGTGGCATCGCTAGCGATGATCACGCCCAATAGCCCCATTAAGACGTCGGTGGCCTTCTCTGTTATCGGGTATTTGATCACCGTCACGTTGATTCCCCGTGTGGGTGACCtgttcatcaaaatcgGATTGAAAGGTAAAGATATGTCTAAAGCAGCCCCAGCCCACGAGATCCCTGAATCAATGGGTGTGGTTAGTGCCATCACCTATTTGTTCATGATGTTTGGTTTGATTCCGTTtgtgttcttcaagtacttggtaTCATACTCCAACTTGTCAAACGAGTCTTTCCAGTCTAAAAACTACTTGGACCAATATAACTCGGTTGACgacaccaagttgtttccCCATAACAAGTTGTCCCAGTACTTGAGTGCTATTATTTGTTTACAAGGGACAATTTTATTGGGGCTATTTGACGACTTGTTTGATATTAGATGGAGACATAAATTCTTTTTACCGGCAGTGGCATCCTTACCTTTATTGATAGTATACTATGTCGATTTCAGTGTTACTTCCATTGTGATCCCCACGTTTGTTTTGAACCATCTCCCCTTTGGTGACGTGCTACTTaatgtcatcaacaatgtcATTAAGTTGGGTAACCATTTGGTAACTTATGTAACTGGACTTTCATTCAGCACCTTGAACTCAGACTACTCGGTTCCTCAGGGAACTCCTAAATTACTTGATTTGGGGATCTTCTACTACATTTACATGTCATCCATTTCGATCTTTTGCCccaactccatcaacattCTTGCGGGTATAAATGGTTTGGAGGTGGGACAGTCGGTGGTTTTAGCTATCATCTTCCTTATCAATGATATGTGCTACCTTGCATCTCCAGATGTCACCAATGCTGCCTATGACCTGCACTTGTTTTCAGTGATCTTCTTATTGCCATTTTTGGGGGTTTCTCTAGGCCTATTGCAGTTCAACTGGTTCCCATCCAAAGTGTTTGTGGGTGATACTTACTGTTATTTCAGTGGGATGGTGTTCGCATTGGTGGGTATTCTTGGGCATTTTTCCAAGACCTTATTGATCTTTTTCCTTCCGCAGATCCTTAACTTTGTGTACTCAGTCCCCCAGCTATTCAACCTTGTGCCTTGTCCAAGACACAGATTACCCCGTTTCAGTACTAGAGATGGTCTCATGTATCCTAGTCTTGGAGACCTCAAATCTCCCACACCCATATCCAAGACCATATTGAGCGTCCTAGAATGGTTCAAGCTAATTAAGCTTGAACGGGAAGATGGCCAGATTGTACGGTTTTCCAATATGACCATCATTAACCTCAATCTCGTGTGGTTTGGTCCAATGAGGGAAGATCATTTATGTTTGCTTATTCTTGGGCAACAATTTGTTCTTGGAACCACCATGGTGCTTGTGAGACATACCATTGGTCCATGGCTATTTGGCTATGACAATCTCAGCTGGAGAATAAAGTAG
- the VRP1 gene encoding verprolin (EggNog:ENOG503P08A; COG:Z), protein MPPPPPPPPPPPPGGLGGPPPPPPPMPSMSGSANSAMPPAPSAGRDALLGDIRKGMKLKKAVTNDKSKPILDAKMSVSVSPTPASSSSMPSITGSSPGPAIPSLGDIFAGGMPKLKHKDNRAGKIPSSAPQIPITAPPSVSVSVPSTPVPSMPSGGVPKRPQVRGEVPPPPMPSSGPPVPHMPSSRPQRKVSAPSVPSGPPPVPGSIPPAIPVTAPPTPPAPSAPPAPPAPSAPPAPSAPSAPPAPPAPPAPPSMLQVPKMPPSRPSKSGHLRSGSRSSVSSFEDSIPAPPLPSSSAPPLPTQMAPPPPPLPTSVAPPAPPLPSSSAPPLPSMAAPPAPSAPPAPPLPTTFTPAAPPPPPSTNTHSSPAPSPSPMGASGLPFLAEINARRNESFVVDSSSVDAARASPPSSTSKTPSAVRVPHPPVPTAPSLPSAVPPKAPPLPSMVPPKAPPLPSMVPPKAPPLPSMVPPAPSSAPTISPPVAPSPKLPSKAPPVPSTFAPPVAQAPPKTSPFSQAPPKPPMFGAPMPASYGHSDSENESESGFETNSDEETSTPPAPPAPSFPTLQPPPPPIIPTQEPPHIPSSAPPAPSTSTVKVRRKVAPPPPPPSSALESQQHAGESLRKISASAYTINSSIRGNGTSSSSSRIKIPDSNRFKFSNAKAIPHPRRFGEKGKVKLYPSGRGSSVPLDLSQFA, encoded by the coding sequence atgccaccaccaccaccgcctCCACCTCCCCCTCCCCCAGGAGGCTTAGGGGgtcctcctcctcctcctcctccgATGCCCAGCATGTCAGGGTCTGCTAATTCAGCAATGCCTCCTGCTCCTTCTGCTGGGAGAGACGCTCTTTTAGGAGATATCAGAAAAGgaatgaaattgaagaaagcGGTCACCAATGATAAGTCTAAACCGATTCTTGACGCCAAGATGTCTGTATCTGTATCACCGACACCGGCGTCTCTGTCGTCAATGCCGTCTATAACGGGCTCTCTGCCAGGTCCTGCAATTCCTCTGCTCGGTGATATATTTGCTGGAGGAATGCCCAAGTTGAAACACAAGGACAATCGAGCAGGCAAAATCCCTCTGTCGGCGCCACAGATACCTATAACCGCACCCCCTTCGGTGTCGGTGTCTGTCCCACTGACACCTGTACCACTGATGCCTTCTGGAGGAGTACCCAAACGGCCTCAGGTGCGTGGTGAAGTgccaccacctccaatgCCTTCTAGTGGTCCTCCTGTTCCACATATGCCTAGCAGCCGTCCACAAAGGAAGGTTTCAGCCCCATCTGTTCCTTCTGGACCACCTCCGGTACCTGGATCAATTCCCCCAGCCATACCGGTGACAGCCCCACCGACTCCTCCAGCTCCTTCAGCTCCTCCAGCTCCTCCAGCTCCTTCAGCTCCTCCAGCTCCTTCAGCTCCTTCAGCTCCTCCAGCTCCTCCAGCTCCTCCAGCTCCTCCATCCATGCTTCAAGTGCCCAAGATGCCACCGTCTCGTCCTCTGAAGTCCGGTCATCTTAGAAGTGGCTCGAGGTCTTCTGTGTCGTCATTTGAAGACTCAATTCCAGCTCCACCACTTCCTTCGTCGAGTGCTCCGCCATTGCCAACTCAGATGGCGCCTCCTCCACCGCCGTTACCAACGCTGGTTGCTCCTCCGGCACCACCACTACCTTCGAGTTCAGCTCCTCCTTTACCATCCATGGCTGCTCCTCCAGCTCCTTCAGCTCCTCCAGCTCCTCCATTACCCACAACTTTCACCCCTGCggctccaccacctccaccttCTACAAACACGCATTCGTCGCCTGCTCCTTCACCCTCTCCAATGGGAGCAAGTGGGTTACCCTTTTTGGCAGAAATCAATGCTAGAAGAAATGAATCTTTTGTGGTAGACTCTTCGAGTGTTGATGCTGCCAGAGCTTCTCCTCCGTCTTCGACTTCCAAGACTCCACTGGCTGTTAGAGTACCTCATCCACCGGTTCCAACAGCCCCATCATTACCTTCAGCGGTGCCTCCGAAAGCTCCACCATTACCTTCAATGGTACCTCCGAAAGCTCCTCCATTACCTTCAATGGTGCCTCCGAAGGCACCTCCATTACCTTCAATGGTCCCTCCAGCTCCATCTCTGGCTCCTACTATACTGCCTCCTGTTGCTCCTCTGCCAAAGCTTCCGTCTAAAGCACCACCAGTACCTTCTACTTTTGCTCCTCCGGTTGCTCAAGCACCTCCAAAGACTTCTCCTTTTTCCCAAGCACCTCCAAAGCCACCTATGTTTGGTGCACCTATGCCAGCATCGTATGGCCACAGTGACAGTGAAAATGAATCAGAGTCGGGATTCGAAACAAACCTGGATGAAGAAACGTCAACTCCCCCGGCTCCACCGGCTCCATCTTTCCCAACCTTGCAacctcctcctcctccaataATTCCTACCCAGGAACCTCCACACATCCCATCATCCGCTCCTCCTGCTCCTCTGACTTCCACGGTCAAAGTTCGCAGAAAGGTGgctcctccacctccacccCCATCATCTGCTTTGGAGCTGCAACAGCATGCTGGTGAGTCGTTGAGAAAAATCCTGGCTCTGGCGTACACTATAAATTCTTCTATAAGAGGAAATGGTACATCATCTCTGTCCTCGAGAATAAAAATTCCTGATTCCAATAGGTTTAAGTTCAGTAATGCTAAAGCTATACCCCATCCAAGAAGATTCGGTGAAAAAGGAAAGGTTAAGTTGTATCCTAGTGGAAGAGGTTCTTCGGTTCCATTGGATTTGAGTCAGTTTGCTTAG
- the SEH1 gene encoding epoxide hydrolase, soluble (sEH) (COG:U; EggNog:ENOG503NU37): protein MKPFITGHEELVHDIKYDFYGRHIATVSSDQHIKVFDLHSATNSWVLNDSWKAHDSSIVKVTWAHPEFSSSKIIASCSYDRTVKIWQEQPDELQGSGRRWMKLSTLAIESYGPIYDAVFAPNHLGFKLGCVGSDGIFRIYESLDPSDLSNWTLTTEIPILSSQLPAKNLQSSFSIEWCPAKFSNSEKFIVIALDQGFVYSSFADNKSDEADGDDDSIKYKKIGNLPEHNGLIRSVSWAPSMGRGYHLIATGCKDGYVRIFKAVEKNDQELKIETIATLNDHNGEVWRVNWNMTGTILSSAGDDGKVRLWKCNYRNEWKCMSVINTSNRDPNRVTEEDLETQ, encoded by the coding sequence ATGAAACCATTTATCACTGGTCACGAAGAGTTGGTCCACGACATCAAGTACGACTTCTATGGCCGCCACATCGCCACCGTGTCATCTGATCAACAcatcaaggtgtttgaCTTGCACTCAGCCACCAATTCATGGGTGCTAAACGATCTGTGGAAAGCCCACGATTCCCTGATCGTCAAAGTTACTTGGGCACATCCCGAGTTTTCCAGCTCCAAGATCATTGCTTCGTGTTCGTACGACCGTACGGTGAAAATTTGGCAGGAACAACCCGACGAGTTACAGGGTTcaggaagaagatggatGAAATTGAGCACTTTGGCTATAGAATCGTACGGACCCATTTATGACGCGGTGTTTGCTCCCAATCACCTAggcttcaagttgggatGCGTTGGAAGTGACGGGATCTTCAGGATATACGAGTCACTTGACCCGTCCGATTTGAGCAATTGGACCTTGACCACAGAAATACCTATCTTGAGTCTGCAGCTTCCTGCCAAAAACTTGCAGAGCAGTTTTTCGATCGAGTGGTGTCCTgccaagttttccaacaGTGAAAAGTTCATTGTAATAGCGTTGGACCAAGGGTTTGTTTATTCGTCGTTCGCAGACAACAAGAGCGATGAGGCTGATGGTGACGATGACTCGATCAAATACAAGAAAATCGGTAATCTCCCTGAACACAACGGGTTGATAAGATCTGTGAGCTGGGCCCCATCAATGGGAAGAGGTTATCATTTGATAGCCACCGGCTGTAAAGATGGGTACGTGAGAATCTTCAAAGCAGTGGAGAAAAATGATCAGGAGCTCAAGATAGAGACCATTGCTACTTTGAACGACCACAATGGTGAAGTTTGGAGAGTGAACTGGAACATGACGGGAACTATTTTGAGCAGtgctggtgatgatgggaaGGTGAGGCTATGGAAGTGTAATTACCGTAATGAGTGGAAGTGCATGAGTGTTATCAACACAAGCAATAGAGACCCAAATAGGGTTACTGAAgaggacttggaaactCAGTAG
- the PRS5 gene encoding ribose-phosphate pyrophosphokinase (EggNog:ENOG503NUAS; COG:E,F) — translation MRDIVVLSGSSHPNLAKSICRHLTVEQGVLASKKFSNGETSIEIQDSVREKDVFIVQSGCGEVNDNFMELLIAIAACKTASARRVTAVLPLFPYSRQPDVPHAASLTGAPSLTVKKDQYTYESAPGTPKPLRDDTTDVFASTPPPLSLMTPSANSSTDLLSKATLNNLRIPTGGTSGKIPSLTPTAIVTNSAAVNIPSVDAYGRTESGYKQWVAQNGTLIANLLITAGADRCITMDLHDPQFQGFFNVPVDNLYSKPLLKRYIIDYIPDYQSCVIVSPDSGGAKRATSIADALGCSFALIHKERRAKITKTSPSASGSAQASPMVRHASASSVVGNSATMVATTMLVGEVKDRVCVLIDDLVDTSYTITRAAKLLKDQGAKKVYALVTHGIFSGDAPNRISKSAIDKVITTNSVPQVHTAAILGDKLEVLDVSRILAEAIRRIHNGESVSMLFDHGW, via the coding sequence ATGAGAGATATTGTTGTTTTAAGTGGCTCAAGTCACCCgaacttggccaagagTATCTGCCGACACCTCACCGTTGAACAAGGAGTGCTTGCATCCAAGAAATTCTCCAACGGCGAGACATCGATTGAGATTCAAGATTCAGTAAGAGAAAAGGACGTTTTCATAGTCCAATCAGGATGTGGTGAAGTCAACGATAATTTCatggagttgttgatcGCCATTGCCGCCTGTAAGACCGCCAGTGCAAGAAGGGTCACCGCCGTGCTCCCGTTGTTCCCATACTCCCGCCAACCCGATGTGCCTCATGCTGCTTCCTTAACGGGTGCACCATCATTAACCGTGAAAAAAGACCAGTATACATACGAAAGTGCACCTGGAACCCCCAAACCGTTGCGGGATGATACAACCGACGTATTTGCGTCGACGCCTCCTCCACTAAGTCTTATGACCCCGTCTGCCAATTCGAGTACCGATCTACTCAGTAAGGCCACTTTGAATAATCTCAGAATACCTACTGGTGGGACAAGCGGTAAAATCCCTTCGCTCACGCCCACGGCAATTGTAACCAACTCGGCGGCCGTCAATATTCCTTCTGTCGATGCCTATGGTAGAACTGAAAGTGGATATAAGCAGTGGGTGGCCCAGAACGGGACTCTTATTGCCAATTTACTCATCACGGCCGGGGCCGACCGGTGCATCACCATGGACCTCCATGACCCACAATTCCAGGGGTTCTTCAACGTGCCGGTTGACAATTTGTACTCCAAGCCATTATTGAAGAGGTACATCATCGACTATATACCCGACTACCAAAGCTGTGTGATTGTTTCACCCGATAGTGGAGGAGCCAAGAGAGCCACGTCGATAGCCGATGCGTTGGGATGCTCGTTTGCGTTGATCCACAAGGAAAGACGggccaaaatcaccaaaactTCCCCTCTGGCGTCGGGTTCGGCCCAGGCATCGCCCATGGTGCGCCATGCCAGTGCCAGCTCGGTGGTAGGAAATTCTGCCACCATGGTGGCCACAACAATGCTTGTGGGAGAAGTCAAGGATCGGGTTTGTGTGTTGATCGATGATTTGGTCGACACGTCCTATACTATCACCCGGGCAGCCAAGTTACTTAAAGACCAAGGAGCCAAGAAGGTTTATGCGTTGGTGACGCACGGGATCTTCAGTGGAGATGCGCCCAACCGGATCTCGAAGTCAGCGATTGACAAggtcatcaccaccaattcGGTCCCACAGGTGCATACGGCTGCGATTTTGGGAGAcaagttggaggtgttggacGTGCTGCGAATACTAGCGGAGGCCATTCGGAGAATCCACAATGGAGAATCTGTGTCGATGTTATTTGACCATGGGTGGTAG